One Peromyscus leucopus breed LL Stock chromosome 6, UCI_PerLeu_2.1, whole genome shotgun sequence genomic region harbors:
- the Ptx3 gene encoding pentraxin-related protein PTX3, with translation MHLPAVLLCAFWSAALAETSDDYELMYVHLDNEIDNGLHPTEDPTPCDCRGEHSEWDKLFIMLENSQMREGMLLQATDDVLRGELQRLRVELGRLAGGMARPCAAGGPADARLARALEPLLQESRDASRRLARLEDAETRRSEATVPGLGAVLEELQRTRADLSVVQSWAARRWLPAGCETAILFPMRSKKIFGSVHPVRPMKLESFTTCIWVKATDVLNKTILFSYGTKWNPYEIQLYLSSQSLVFVVGGKENKLVADTVVPLGRWTHLCGTWSSEQGSMSLWVNGELVATTLEMSTSHSVPEGGLLQIGQEKNGCCVGGGFDETLAFSGRITGFNIWDRVLSEEEIKESGGVESCHIRGNVVGWGVTEIQPHGGAQYVS, from the exons ATGCATCTTCCTGCGGTTCTGCTTTGTGCTTTCTGGTCTGCAGCGTTGGCTGAGACCTCGGATGACTATGAGCTCATGTATGTGCATTTGGACAACGAAATAGACAACGGACTTCATCCCACCGAGGACC CCACGCCGTGCGACTGCCGCGGAGAGCACTCGGAGTGGGACAAGCTGTTCATCATGCTGGAGAACTCGCAGATGCGGGAGGGCATGCTGCTGCAGGCCACCGACGACGTCCTCCGCGGCGAGCTGCAGCGGCTGCGGGTCGAGCTGGGCCGGCTGGCAGGCGGCATGGCGAGGCCATGTGCTGCCGGGGGCCCCGCGGACGCCAGGCTGGCGCGGGCCCTGGAGCCGCTGCTGCAGGAGAGCCGCGATGCGAGCCGCAGGCTGGCGCGCCTGGAGGACGCGGAGACGCGGCGGTCCGAGGCGACCGTGCCTGGCCTGGGCGCGGTGCTGGAGGAACTGCAGCGGACGCGGGCCGACCTGAGCGTGGTGCAGAGCTGGGCCGCCCGCCGCTGGCTGCCAGCAG GTTGCGAAACAGCAATTTTATTCCCGATGCGGTCTAAGAAGATTTTTGGAAGTGTACATCCTGTGAGACCAATGAAGCTTGAATCTTTCACTACTTGCATCTGGGTTAAAGCCACAGATGTATTAAACAAAACCATCCTGTTTTCTTACGGCACAAAGTGGAACCcctatgagatccagctgtacctCAGCTCCCAGTCCCTAGTGTTTGTGGTGGGTGGAAAGGAGAATAAGCTGGTTGCAGACACCGTGGTTCCCCTGGGAAGGTGGACCCACCTCTGTGGTACCTGGAGTTCAGAGCAGGGGAGCATGTCCTTATGGGTAAATGGGGAGTTGGTGGCTACCACTTTGGAGATGTCCACAAGTCACTCTGTTCCTGAGGGTGGACTCCTACAGATTGGTCAAGAAAAGAATGGTTGCTGTGTAGGTGGGGGATTTGATGAAACCTTAGCATTTTCTGGAAGAATCACAGGCTTCAATATCTGGGATCGTGTTCTCAGCGAGGAGGAGATAAAGGAGAGTGGAGGAGTTGAGTCTTGCCACATCAGGGGAAATGTCGTCGGGTGGGGCGTTACAGAAATTCAGCCACATGGAGGAGCTCAGTATGTTTCTTAA